Genomic DNA from Planctomycetia bacterium:
TCGAGGTAGCTCGAACTGCAACACCTGTAACTCCTGCACGCCTCAGGGAGGCGGGCAATACGATCCCAACGCACCGATGATCGACCCGAACGGTCCTCCGAGCAGCCCGCCGACACAACCAACCGCTCCTCCGCCGGCGCCGGCAAGAATCGGCAACGCCACTTAGCACCCGGCTTACCGCAAGAGCTCATTCGCCGTAAGTAAACACGGCGTTTGTCTCGTATCCAAAAAGAAAGCCTCGCAGAGCGATCTGCGAGGCTTTCTTTATTTCGTTTACGTGCTTCATGCGACCAAGAGCTCGTCGCTTAAGAACTAGCCCCCGCTCAAGAGTTCGCAATGCCCGGCCGGCCGGCCATCCGTTCGATCAGCGGGATCAACTCTTCGCGATTGACCGGCTTCGCGAGCACTCGTTCGGCTCCGGCCGAGATCGCGGGATAAACGGTGTCGAGCGTCGTATGCGCCGTGAGAAAAACTCCGAGCGTGTCGGGCCGGAGTTCGCGGATGCGGCGATAGAGTTCCACGCCGTCCATGCCGGGCATCTGATAGTCGAGTAGCGCCAACGTATACGGCCGGCTCTCCACCATTTCGAGGGCATGCACACCGTCGTTCGCGACGTCGACTTGATACCCTTCTTTTTCCAGCATCGAACTCACCAGCGCACAGTTGCCCCGATCGTCGTCAACTACTAACAGGTGGATCTCGGACATGGCGAAAAGCCTCGTTACGGCGTGAAGGATCGAACGTGCGACGAACAACGATAAAATAGCAAACTACGTGCCGCGTTTCAGTTTGCGTCGAGCGAAGGGGCATCCTCGAATTCGCGCGCCGGCTTCCGTGGCGAGTGATTATCGCACGAATCGAAAATTCCGCTGGATTCGGCTAGTCGTCGGCTTTCAAAACAAGTGAGAGCAAGTGCCGGTCGTTGCGACTCGTCCAACTGCATTAAGACATTCACCGCCGCGGATGATTCACCGGTAAATCACCCTCGGAGCGTTTCGATCGGAATTTTCTTCGCATCTTCCAGGCATGGTCGAACGACGACCAAAATGACCGGCCACCCGTCGTGTATCCATCGGCGAATGTCGATCGATCGATTGCAAGAAATCGAGAGTCTTTCTATCTTGGAGAACACTCGGAGTCGTCGCTCGATGCAGCGCTCGTTTGCATCGAATTGTAAAACGCTCATCAATTCATCAACCGACATAGATGACACGACAATCCTTGCGTCGCTTTCGCTGCGCGTAAAGCGATCGCGTAACTGTTGCCGGCGTATCGTGATCGGTACGAAATACGACGCGAAATCTTAGCCGCTTGCACGTCCTCGTGCGTGTCCGCGGCATGTCTCTTGCGATCTGCCCCTCTGAATCATTCCCCTACTTCGCGATCTTCCGTCGTAACGGGTGGATAGCGAAAACTTGCAGGAGTATTTCTCAGATGGCGACTCTTACGGAACTTCAGAAGCGATTCGCAACGCCCGATATTTCGGTAGTCGGCGCGTTGGGACCGAACGAAGTGCTCATCACGGACGGTCGTGCCGCAGCTTCGCCGTCGCAGCAAGTCGAACAGAAACTTCGTAACCTTTTGCCGTCCGAGGCCAAGTCATCTCAACACATCTCCGATTTGCGTTCTCGCAAAGATGACGATCGATAAGTCGCCTTGGATCATTCATGTCTGCGCGCGGAAAAGAATCAGTGGCGCCCGATGGAAGCCACTAAATTCGGCGGCGCGATGTTCCGCCTCGGTTCAACTCTGCACGGCCATGAATAGTCATTCCGTTCGTCGAAGTATTTCGATGGAAGTCGGTTTGTTTAGGCAAGGATGAAAGTTCCCATGACCCCCGTAGGTATGTTCGGCACCGAGGCTTTGCGCGCTTCGGCCGACGATCAGGTTTTGCGCGTCGATGCGTATGGCATCGTTCACTTAGAAGATCATGCTCGGCGAATCGCAGCGCTGCATGAACTCGGCGACGCTCGCACGAGCACCGGCGACCTCGCCGCGCGATTCGAAAGCAATCGCGAATTTCTCGACGGGCTCTATCATGAGCTGGCCGTCTTGCATCGCTCGGGCGAAGCGGTTCCCGCCGGAGCCGAGTGGCTGCTCGACAACCATCAGGTCGTCGATGAGCAACTCCGCGACTTACACGCTTACCTGCCGCACCACTGTTATTGGGAGTTGCCGAAGCTCCGCGACGGAGTGCCGCGCGTTTATGCGATCGCCGTCGAGCTCATCGCCCACGCCGACGGGCTGCTCGACGAAGAGACGACCGTCCGCTTTCTGAAAGCTTATCAAAGCGTCGAGCCGTTGACGGTCGCCGAAGTTTGGGCCGTGCCGATCATGCTCCGCGTCGTGCTCGTCGACAACTTGCGACGCTTGGCCGCTCAATATGCGTTATCGTTGCGCTGCCGTCGGGAAGCGGCGCGCCTGCTGCAAGACTTCCGCAGCGAAGGTCGTTTTACGTTCGAGCTCGCCGACCCAAGGCCGGCCCCGCTCGAGCGAAGCAAGCGCAACAAATCGATCGCCAAGAACCGCGGCTTCTTCTCGCCGCTCCCGGCCGCCTCGAAGCCCTCGGAAGAACGCCTGCGCCGTGCCCTGCCTCGCGACTTCGCCGACGTCCGTCCGCACGGCTTTGCCGAAACTACGAGCCGCAAGCCGGCTTGGAAAGCCGACGCCCCGCTCCTCTTCGCCCTCGCTGCGGTCGCGGCGCAAGACACGACTTGTGGCGATCAGCTTTTGGAAAAGCTGGAGCAAGTCGCCGAGCAGCAGGAGACGACGCTCGAAGAAATTCTTCGCTCGGAGCAACGTCGCCAAGCCTACGATCAGGTCTCGATCAGCAACGTCATTACGACGATTCGCCTCCTCACCTCGCTCGACTGGACCGCGTTCTTCGAGCGCGTGAACTTGGCCGAGACGGCGCTGCGCGAAGATCCGCTCGGTCTCTACACCGCGATCGATCCGGAAACCCGCGATCGCTATCGCCACACGGTCGAAGACATCGCCGAGCGCGCCGGAGTGCTCGACGTCGTCGTCGCTCGCGCCGCGGCGAAGCTGGCGCAAGCGAGCGATGCCGCGTCCGATCCAGCCGTAGGCATGCTCGATGCCGAGCCGGCGCGACACGTCGGCTACTACATCATCGGGCCCGGCCTTGCGCAACTCGAAGCCGAGATCGGTTTCCGCCCGTCGCTGTTGCGTCGCGCAGGGCGCGCGTTGATCAACCGCCCGAGCTTCTGCTATCTCGGCGGCATCGGCTTACTCACGGCATCCTTAAGTGCCGCCGCTGCGCTGCTCTCGCTTCGCGCCGGGGCAAGCTTTCCGATCGCCCTGCTCGCCGGCTTGCTTACGATCTTCCCGGCCGCGGAGTTTGCCGTCGGTCTGTTGAATTTCCTCGTCACGAAGTGCATCAAGCCTCGACCGTTGCCGAAGCTCTCATTCAAAAACGGTATCCCCGTCGAGTGCAAAACGATCGTCGTCATCCCTTCGATGTTGCGCAGCCCGCGCGATGCGTCGACGCTGCTCGAGCGCTTGGAAACGCATTATCTAGCGAATCCCGAAGCAAACCTGCATTACGCGCTCTTGACCGACTTCGCCGATGCCGCCGAGCCGACGTTGCCGACCGATGCAGCCTTGATCGAACACGCCAAGGCCGGAATTCGCCGACTCAACGCCCGCTACCAAACCGGCGATCAAGGCTCGTTCTTTTTGTTTCATCGAGGCCGTCGTTGGAACCCTTCCGAAAATGCCTGGATGGGTTGGGAACGGAAGCGGGGCAAGCTCACCGAGTTCAACCGCTTGTTGTTGAACGAATGCGAAACTTCGTACGAAGTGCAAGAGGGTGACCTCGCGAAGCTGAAGAACGTTCGCTTCGTCATCACGCTCGACGCCGATAGCCAGATGCCGCACGGTGTCGCGCGCCGGCTCGTCGGCACGCTCGCCCATCCGCTCAATCGCCCGCAACTCGACGAGGCCAAGAGCCATGTCGTCTCCGGTTACGCGATGCTGCAACCGCGCATCGGCATCACGCTCACCAGCGCGAGTCGGTCGTTGTTCGCCCGCATTTTCGCCGGCGCCGCGGGTGTCGATCCTTACGTCTCCGCGACTTCCGACGCCTATCAAGACTTCTTCCACGAAGGGAGCTTCACCGGCAAGGGAATCTACGACCTCGAGGCCTTCCACGCCACGACCGACGAGACCTTCCCCGAAAATCAAATTCTCAGCCACGACTTGATCGAAGGCTGCCACGCACGCGTCGGCCTCACGTCCGACATCGAGCTGATCGACGACTATCCGGCCCGCTACGATGCCGATGCGCGTCGCCATCATCGTTGGGCGCGCGGCGACTGGCAGTTGCTCTCATGGCTCTTGCCGACGGTCCCGACCGCGCACGGCACGCGCAAGAACCCGCTGTCGTTGTTGTCGCGCTGGAAGATCGTCGACAACTTGCGCCGCAGCGTTTCGGCTGCCGCTCTGATCGCGTTCGTCGTCGCCGGCTGGTTCTTGTTCCCCGGATCGGCGATGCTCTGGACGCTTGCGGCTCTCGCCGTCGCCGCGTTTCCGCTGTTCACGCAGATCCCTTGCCTGATTCCGGGCCGGCCCGCCGTGGCTTCGCCCGCCCAGTGGTGGAGTTCGGCTTCGCACATCTTCACGTCGGCCGTGACGCAGAATTTCCTGACGATCGCCTTCTTGCCGCACAAGGCGTATTACTCGCTCGACGCGATCGTGCGAGCCCTACACCGCACGTATGTCTCGCGCAGCAAACTACTCGAATGGGAAACCGCTGCCGCGGCCGAGCAACGCTTGGTCAGTCGCAAGTGGTCGTTCGTCGCAGAAATGTGGTTCGGGCCGGTGCTCGCGATCGGCGTGTTCGTCGCGGCCTGCTGCGGCGTGTTGAAGCCGTCGGCGTACGTTCCGGCATTTGCCCTCGGCTTGGTTTGGTTCTTGTCGCCGGTGATCGCCGCTTGGGTAAGCCGGGCGACGAAGTCGACCCTCGTCGCTCCGACCTCGAAAGACCAAGTCTATCTGCGCGAGATCGCTCGGAAGACTTGGGCCTACTTCGAAGCGGCGGTCGGTCCGGAAGATAATTATCTTCCGCCCGACAATATCTCGGAGCATCCGGTCGTCGGCACGAGCGCGTTGAAAAACGTCACGACGAAGGTCGCGCATCGCCTCTCACCGACGAACGAAGGTTTGTATCTCGTTTCGGCGCTGGCCGCGCACGACCTCGGCTTCATCGGCATGCTTGAACTCGCCGATCGCTGCGAAGCCAATCTCGACTCTTGGGAGAAGCTCCCGCAATTCCGCGGGCACCATTTCAACTGGTACGACACCCGCACGCTCAAGCCGCTCGAGCCTCGCTATGTGTCGACGGTCGACAGCGGCAACCTCGTCGCTTGCTTCTACACGCTCAGTCGCGGCTTCGAGGAAATCGTCGCCCGTCCGCAGAGCAAAATTCCAATGGACCGGCTCAGCAATGCCGACGCTTTAGCCAATGAATCCGCACGCTTGATGCCTTGGAAAGAGTCGCTCAAGGAAGTCCTCGCACCCGCTTGCGAAGCGTGGACGAACCTCCGCGCGAAGCTCGCCGCGGATCACTCGTTGCAATCGCTCGCCGACTTGGCGATGAACACGGCCGACGATCTGACGGCGCTCGGCTACGAAACGGCCGAAGCCGACCTTTCGGAAGCGGCCGCGTTCGCCGCCGAGGCATGGTTGCGACGTCTCGAAGAAACCATCGCGCTCGGCAGCGGCAACGCGCGTCGCCTGATCGAGCGCTACGCCGCGCTCTCGCAGCGGGTCATGCGCCTCGCCGACGAAGTCGACTTCCGCTTCCTCTACGACCGTAACCGCAAGCTCTTTCATATCGGTTTCAATTTCGAAACCGAAACGCTCGATCGCGGCCACTACGATCTGCTCGCCTCGGAATGCCGGCTGACGAGCTTGCTCGCCGTCGCCAAGGGAGATGTCGAGCATCGCCACTGGTTCCAACTCGGCCGTGGGTTCACCCGCGCCTCGGGTAAGCAATGCCTCCTGTCGTGGAGCGGCAGCCTGTTCGAGCACTTCATGCCGACGTTGTTCACCAAGGTCTATCCGAACTCGCTCATCGATCAAACGCTGCGCGCTGCGACCGAGGCTCAGATCGCCTACTGCGCCGAGCAAGGCGTTTGCTGGGGGATCTCGGAGTCGTCGTTCGCCGTCGTCAATTCGTCGGTCGATTATTCCTATCAAGGGTTCGGCATTCCAAGCCTGGGCCTGAAGCGCGGCCTCGCCGGCGATCTCGTCGTCTCTCCCTATTCGACGATCATGACCTTAGGGCTCGACGCGCCTCGCGCAGTCGCCAACATGCAAGCCTTGGAGCAAGAAGGGGTGCTCGGCGCGCTCGGCTACTACGACGCGATCGACTACACCCCCGATCGCCTCTCGCTCGACGGCACCACCGTCGACGAAGACGCGCTCGACGCTTCGCTCACGCCCGTCGATGGGGAAGCGGTTCCGGTCGAATCGGTCGTCAAGAGTCGCAAATCGCGGGCTCGCAAGCTGCAAGGGCAGATCGTCCCTTGCTACATGACGCACCATCAAGGGATGAGCCTCATGGCGATCGTCAACTGTTTGACCGACGATTGCATGCAGCGCCGGTTCCATGCCCACCCGATCGTGCGCGCCGCCGAGTCGTTGTTGCAAGAGCGGATTCCGGTCGGCGCGCGATTGGCAGCCCCGCCGGCCGATGCCGAGCGGCATGTCGAACGCATTCCGGTGATTCAGACCCGGGCCGATCTCGTCAGCCGACGGATCACGGCCTCGGACGTTTCGACGACCCACTCGCATTGGATCTCGAACGGCCGCTACACGACGGTCGTCAACAATGCCGACGGTGGCTACAGCGTCTGCGGCGATCGCGAAGTCACGCGCCGCCGCAGCGGCGGCATCGACGATCACGGCGGACAATGCATCTATCTGCGCGATGTCGGCACCGGCAGCGTCTGGTCGACGGCGTTCCGCCCGACGCGCAAGAAACCCGACGCGTATGAAGTGACCTACTCGATCGACAAGGCCGTGTTCCTGCGTCGCGACGGCGACATCGAAACGGAACTGCAAGTCACGGTCGCGCCGGAACACGACGTCGAACTGCGGCTCTTGAACATCACGAACTACGGCGCACACTCGGCCGAAATCGAAATCACGAGCTTCGTCGAGCTGGCCGAGGGTCATGCCGGCGAGCGATTCGAGTCGGGCCGGTTCCTCACCCGCCGCGGGACGTTGCCGGGCACGGCCATCGAAATGGAAATCGTGCCCGAACGCGCCGGAATCTTGGCCGGCGGAAGTCGCCGAGGGAGCAGCCGCACCCCTTGTCTGTTCCACGCGCTGGCGAAATCGACCACGCGCCGCGACGGAGAATCGACCGACGCGGTTTCGCTGCGCACGGAGTTCGAAACCGACCGGACGCGCTTCATCGGCCGCGATGGCGCGATGCACTCGCCGGCCGCGATGGAGCCGGGCGCACATCTTTCCGGCCGCTCCGAACCGATCCACGACCCGATCTTCAGCGTACGCGAAACGCTCGGCATCGGGCCCGGCGAAACCGTCACGATCGCGTTCGTCACCGGTGCCGCCGGCTCGCGCGACGAAGCGTTGCGCTTGATGGCCGACTATCACGACCTGCGGATCGTGCGCCGCTCGTTCGAGCTCGCTTGGGTGCATAGCTGTGCCGAGTTGCGGCGCTTGCGTTCGACCGCCGCAGCGGCTCATCTCTATCAACGGATCGCGCCGTTCGTGCTGCATGCCGAGCCGACGCCAGCGGCCGAGCCGCAAGACCAAGCGAAGCGCTTCGACGTGCTCCGCCGTTGCGGAATTCCGGGCGAACGACGATTGATCCTGGCGCGCGTCTCGCATCTCGATCATCTCTCGTTGGTGCGCGAGCTTTTGGCGGCCCGCCGCTACTGGCGATCTCTCGGCCTGCATATCGACCTCGCGATCTTGCATGCACCGAAAGCGCCGGCCGATCAGCAGTTGCCCAACGCGCTGACTCTCACGGTCCGCAGCGCCGAGCAAATCGAGTCGGACGATGGAGCCGGCGTGTTCCTCATCGACGGCGCTCAGCTGACCGACGCCGATCTCACCGTTCTCGACGGCACGGTTCCGGCCGTGTTCGACGGCGAACGGGGCGATCTGGCGCGGCATCTCGATGCCTTTCACGCTCCGATCCCGGCCGGAGTTAAGATCCGCCGCGGGCGGGCCACGGCGTTCCAAGGGTAAACTCTCCGTTCGGCGAACGTCGACGAGCATCTATCGTCGCCGGCCGCCGTGGTACGCTCTTAGGCATCCGTCCGCTTTGCGCATTCCTCTAGGCTTTCAGGTTCGGCAACTACCGTCATGGCGAGCGATCCTCACGCGAAGTCGGAATCGATCGTCGAGGAGTTCCGCACGATCGCTTATCGCGTTCGGCAAATGTGGAAGCTCATTCCGCAGCGCCAAAAGCTGACCCTCGGCGCGGCCGGCGGAATCATCTTCCTCGGCGGGGCCGCCAACACGGCGATTCCGCTCCTGCTGGGCGCGCTCGTCGACACGGTCGAAGCGATGCCGATCGCCGCGCGCAACGCCGCCGGAGAGACGCCGCTGCCGGATGGGTTTCTCCGCTCGGCCGGCATGTACATGGCGCTAATCGGCGCGGCGTATCTGCTGCGCGAGGCGCTGCAAGTGGCCCGGCGTTATATCGTCGAAGATACGACCACTCGGCTTGAGAAGCATCTTTTCATTCGCGTCATCACGCAACTGCTGACGGCCGATCTCTCGAGTATTTCGCAAGAGAAAATCGGCGTGCTGCATGGTCGGATGTTGCGCAGCGTGGCCGGCGGCGTGCGGTTCTTGCGACTCGGCTTTCTCGACTTTCTACCGGCGTTGCTCTCCGGCGGCTTAGCGCTCACCGCGGTGGTCGCGAAGGAGCCGTGGCTCGGCCTGGCGATGACGGCCGTCGTGCCGCTGTCGCTCTATATCACGCTGCGGCAGATTCGCTCGCAGGAAGGAGTGCGGCTCGATCTGATGCGGAGCCGGGAGCAGATGGACGGCACGGTCGTCGAGCAGCTCAACGGCATCGAATACATCCGCGCCGCCGACACGCATCTGCGCGAAGTCGAGCGGGTAGCGAAAGCGGCTGAGAACCTGCGCCGCAAAGAGCTGCGGCATCATTTCGAAATGTCGCTCTACGGCTCGAGCAAGGCGCTCGGCGAAGCGCTCGTCCATATCTGCGTGTTGGGAGCGGCCGTTTATCTCGCCGCGAAGGGCGAGATCAGCGTCGGCTCCGTGTTTACGTTCTCGATGCTGTTTCTCAACGTCATGGCGCCGCTCAACGAAGTGCATCGCGTCGTCGACGAAGGACACGAAAGCAGCCTGATGGTCGCCGACTTATTGCAGATGTTGAACCAAGAATCCGACCGCTCCTACCGCACCGCGCCGCGTGCGGCCGATCCCGCTTACGCCGGCGACTTGATCATCGGCCGCGAGCTCGATGTCGATTACGCGACGCCGGCCTATGTCCGTCGCGGAGCGTTGTCGGGAGTCTCCTTGTCGATCGCGCGCGGTGAGATCATCGGCATTGCCGGTCGCTCGGGCTGCGGCAAATCGACGTTGCTCAAGACCCTCATGCGGCTCGTGCATCCCGGCGGCGGCGAGGCCTTGCTCGAAGGAATTCCGCTCGACGAAACCTCGCGCGCGAGCATCGCCCGATTGACGGGCTACGTGAGTCAGGCGCCGTTCATCTTCTCCGGCACCATCACCGAGAACATCGCCTACGAGCGCCAGGACGCGACGCCGGAGCAGATTCGCCGCGCCGCGGAAATGGCCTGCCTGCACGACGAAATCATGGCGATGCCCGGCGGCTACGAAGCTCGGGTCGCCGAGCGCGGCAAGAACCTTTCCGGCGGCCAACAGCAGCGGCTGGCGCTGGCGCGGGTGTTTCTCAAAGATCCCGCGTTGCTGATCCTCGACGAAGCGACCTCGGCTCTCGACAACATCAGCGAACGCAAAATCCAACAAGCGCTCAACAACGGCCGCCGCGATCGCACGATCTTGCTCGTCGCGCATCGCCTGTCGACGCTCCTCTACGCCGATCGAATTCTCGTATTCGACGGCGGCAAGATCGTCGAGACCGGAACGTACGACGAGTTGGTCGCCCTAGGAGGCGTCTTTACGGAACTAGTACGAAGCGCCACAGGCTTCGACCACCCTACGGACGACGCGGCGTTGAGCAATGCGGTATCAAGCAATGCCGCGCCGAACGACACGGCGCCGAAAGACATTCCGCTCACGATGTGACGCGGAGTGGCCTAGACAACGCGCGTGGTCGGGGTCGCGTAGCGACAAGCGACCCAGGCTGTCGGGCACGATATCGATGCCCTTGCTGCGATGCTACCGATCTAGACGCCGTACGGCTCCGCTGGACGATGAAGCGCAGCGGGTTCGCGAAATGGGAAAAAGTGGAGTTGGCCGTTTAGCGAATAACCGCATCGCCCCTTTGCGCGTCAAACGCATTCCGTGCGGC
This window encodes:
- a CDS encoding response regulator, with translation MSEIHLLVVDDDRGNCALVSSMLEKEGYQVDVANDGVHALEMVESRPYTLALLDYQMPGMDGVELYRRIRELRPDTLGVFLTAHTTLDTVYPAISAGAERVLAKPVNREELIPLIERMAGRPGIANS
- a CDS encoding ABC transporter ATP-binding protein/permease, which produces MASDPHAKSESIVEEFRTIAYRVRQMWKLIPQRQKLTLGAAGGIIFLGGAANTAIPLLLGALVDTVEAMPIAARNAAGETPLPDGFLRSAGMYMALIGAAYLLREALQVARRYIVEDTTTRLEKHLFIRVITQLLTADLSSISQEKIGVLHGRMLRSVAGGVRFLRLGFLDFLPALLSGGLALTAVVAKEPWLGLAMTAVVPLSLYITLRQIRSQEGVRLDLMRSREQMDGTVVEQLNGIEYIRAADTHLREVERVAKAAENLRRKELRHHFEMSLYGSSKALGEALVHICVLGAAVYLAAKGEISVGSVFTFSMLFLNVMAPLNEVHRVVDEGHESSLMVADLLQMLNQESDRSYRTAPRAADPAYAGDLIIGRELDVDYATPAYVRRGALSGVSLSIARGEIIGIAGRSGCGKSTLLKTLMRLVHPGGGEALLEGIPLDETSRASIARLTGYVSQAPFIFSGTITENIAYERQDATPEQIRRAAEMACLHDEIMAMPGGYEARVAERGKNLSGGQQQRLALARVFLKDPALLILDEATSALDNISERKIQQALNNGRRDRTILLVAHRLSTLLYADRILVFDGGKIVETGTYDELVALGGVFTELVRSATGFDHPTDDAALSNAVSSNAAPNDTAPKDIPLTM